The nucleotide window gaagaaaatgtatCCCCTGCTAACAAACTACACAGGAGAAAACAAGATGGATACTGACATTGAGATATGTAAACATTATTGTATAGTGCAAAGACTAAATTAAGCACTTCAGTGTTTCAGATGGATTGAGTAATTTTTAGGTCATGCCCCCTTTTACTTAATAGTTTTGATTAAACAGCAGGAATTATACACTGCACCGTTTAAGGAACTGTAATTAGGCTCAGGTCTATGACATGAACTCTTAAACATTCTGAAAAGCAAGCAACTTAAACACAAGTCACCAATTTCCATCTTGTTAACACGTCACTAATCATTGTAACTGCGCTTTACAGGACAACGGTGGTGTTAGACATCTGAAATATGCAAGTATTCCAGGTCACTACTTAAAGAATGGCAGAAGTTTTTTTAGATTGGTATTGGGTATAGAGTACTGAGCATAGTCTGGATGATCAACTTCACAGAATGTGATAAAAATGTTTCCGTGTGTTCCTGGGAAACACTAAAACCCAATACTTGGACATTAATAAATGAGACGGACAACAATTCTTGGTCAGAATCAAAAATGAACTTAAGATTACAATTTAAATCAAACGTTTAACCATTTGTTAATTTTAAAGAATCAGAACAAGGACACAAAGTCATACATAACTAGAAGTTCATTTTATTTCTGCGCCTTCTGTGCCTTCGGCACCTTCTCGGACTTTGGTGCCTTTTCTGACTTCGGCGCCTTCTCTGACTTCTCTGGCTTCTTGCCTTTTTTAGAAGACATCTTCTGGAGCTTCTTCATTTCATGCTTGATAATCCTGTTTCTCtataaaggaggaaaatatttaCTATTCCTCAGAGTGAAAATAGCAACAGCTCAAATATTATGCCTTAATTTAAATTCTAAGCTTTCAGATTCTGCCCTTTTTGATAACCATCCTTTGCTAACCAATTATATTTATACTATATAGTCAAAAGATTCACCACGTATTACATTTAAAATGCCAAATTCTGCCTAAAACTGTTCTGATCTACCAAGTGGACATCATTCTGGCTGGTAACTTGGGCACCCCAATACTTCATGCGTAATGACTTTCATTATGGAATGAAATACTAACAGCAGCCCATCAAGAATATCTGATTTCATCAGCAGGTAATTCCTTCCTCAGCTATAACTTTGAGGACTGACACACAGATCATGTGGGTTCAAGTTTGATCAAATACTGAAGCGGTGgccaaagcagcatgaaaaattcaAGGCATTCATATACTTTGTGTTGCTCCATAACCCAAGCCATCTATAAAAAGCTACTAACATCTGTATGTGACTCTAAAGTGAAAGCTACAAACATCAATCCCGTAAAGAAGTGACAATCAAACACTcaccattttctttgctttcataacCTTGTAGCGATCAAAGTCAGTCATTTTGgctttctgtttgaaaagaagCAGTCATGAGGCTCTGATACATATCCAAGTAGTAAAACTCAGTGTTACAAAGCATTCCACTAGTAACTGATCATCTCCAAATTAGGTTTAGCTGCACATCTAGAACCAGTTCCCTATTTAAGGCCTTTGCTGGGAAGTGACGGTGCAGGAAAAAAGGTGGTTATAGAAATGACTAAACAAAACCACATTTACTGTTAAAATACAAGAAGTTGAAGCTGATAGGtagcaacttttaaaaatctatgcCTTGTCTATCTTTAATCTTAGCCTGCAATTGCAAACACATGGTTAGCCTCCACCTAATTTTAATAAGCAGAAGCAGTACAATGCTTATTACTTATCTAGTGAAAAACTGTACCTTTTCTCGGGCTTCAATCTTCTTTGCCCATCTTGTCGCTGcccatttttcatttatattttccttttcccaggCAAGTCGCACACACTTCTGACGAGCACTGCATTAGAATAGTCACAAAATTATATTCATAGTCTTTATAATAAAAGGTTCTCTCTGATGCTGGCCCACAAGGGAAGATCACCCTTCTACATTACTTCAGACACTTACTTTAAGTCAATGCCACATACATCTCTGTGGCCTAATCAACACTTTGTTGTGTAAATGCTTTGCTAGGACTGACAGATGAGCAACTCCAAGAGGCATATTCATGCACTATTGCTAGCACTGCTTCAGAATCAGAAAGACAGCAAATTTTATTCCTAAATTACAGAATATCATATAGTAACTAAGCTAAAGAGAACAGAGTGAGTTCAGCCTCctgcaatttcagtgtaattcTGTAGGCAGGGAACATATTTAATGTCTGAAGGTGATCTAAGCAGCGGCAAAAGCAAAGCTGCACAGTATTTACTCcaactgcttcccccccccccccattcaccCCACAACTATCTGCAAGTTGCCTAGGCCAGTGTGCTATTTCTTTTGCTCCTAAACAGCAATTATCGGCCAATATTGGTAACGAAAACTTAAATGTATTCAACTACGATAACACCATCTGCCAAATTTTTTACTGTGCACACATGTTAACCC belongs to Accipiter gentilis chromosome 14, bAccGen1.1, whole genome shotgun sequence and includes:
- the RPL14 gene encoding 60S ribosomal protein L14, which gives rise to MVFKRFVEIGRVAFISFGPHAGKLVAIVDVIDQNRALVDGPCSGVRRQAMPFKCMQLTDFVLKFPHSARQKCVRLAWEKENINEKWAATRWAKKIEAREKKAKMTDFDRYKVMKAKKMRNRIIKHEMKKLQKMSSKKGKKPEKSEKAPKSEKAPKSEKVPKAQKAQK